In a single window of the Coregonus clupeaformis isolate EN_2021a chromosome 10, ASM2061545v1, whole genome shotgun sequence genome:
- the LOC121574955 gene encoding LOW QUALITY PROTEIN: rhodopsin, freshwater form (The sequence of the model RefSeq protein was modified relative to this genomic sequence to represent the inferred CDS: inserted 2 bases in 1 codon; deleted 1 base in 1 codon; substituted 1 base at 1 genomic stop codon), with protein sequence MEGTEXPKFYIPMSNATGVVRRPYEYPQSHIHLVDPWAYACLSAYMFFLIITCFPINFLTLYVTIEHKKLRTALNYILXYFLYGLTGYIIEGFCATHGGQIALWALVVLCIERRLVICKPIANLRFRESHAIMGVAFT encoded by the exons ATGGAAGGCACAGAGTGACCCAAATTCTACATCCCCATGTCCAACGCTACAGGTGTGGTGCGGAGGCCTTATGAGTACCCTCAGAGtcatatacat CTGGTTGATCCCTGGGCCTACGCATGTCTGTCCGCATACATGTTCTTCCTCATCATCACCTGCTTTCCCATCAACTTCCTCACACTCTATGTCACCATCGAGCACAAGAAGCTGCGGACAGCCCTCAACTACATCCT CTACTTCCTCTACGGCCTCACCGGCTACATCATTGAGGGCTTCTGCGCTACCCACGGCGGCCAGATCGCCCTCTGGGCCCTGGTGGTGCTGTGTATCGAAAGGAGGTTGGTCATCTGC AAGCCTATTGCAAACTTGCGCTTCAGGGAGAGCCATGCCATCATGGGTGTGGCATTCACCTAG